In the Agrococcus sp. Marseille-Q4369 genome, one interval contains:
- the lspA gene encoding signal peptidase II produces the protein MTLDAAPETPGAAAAARSWRTLGLVLGVAALVWLGDFLAKEWVIAEMAEGERRQVLGEVLQWHFVRNPGAAFSLAAGSTWIFTILAAAVVVVIITQLRRIRSIWWAAAFGGLLGGTLGNLTDRLTREPGFFVGHVVDFIQVWGFPAIFNVADIFIVSSMIGIVLLVLLNIGLDGQRHTDEPKAADASGEPGADAEGARD, from the coding sequence GTGACGCTCGACGCTGCACCCGAGACCCCGGGCGCGGCCGCGGCGGCGCGCTCCTGGCGCACGCTGGGGCTCGTGCTCGGGGTCGCGGCGCTCGTCTGGCTCGGCGACTTCCTCGCGAAGGAGTGGGTCATCGCCGAGATGGCCGAGGGGGAGCGCCGGCAGGTGCTCGGCGAGGTGCTCCAGTGGCACTTCGTGCGGAACCCCGGCGCGGCGTTCTCGCTCGCGGCCGGCTCGACCTGGATCTTCACGATCCTCGCCGCCGCGGTCGTCGTGGTGATCATCACGCAGCTGCGACGCATCCGCTCCATCTGGTGGGCGGCCGCGTTCGGCGGCCTCCTCGGCGGCACGCTCGGCAACCTCACCGACCGCCTCACGCGCGAGCCGGGCTTCTTCGTCGGCCACGTCGTCGACTTCATCCAGGTGTGGGGCTTCCCGGCGATCTTCAACGTCGCCGACATCTTCATCGTCTCGTCGATGATCGGCATCGTGCTGCTCGTGCTGCTGAACATCGGCCTCGACGGGCAGCGGCACACCGACGAGCCGAAGGCGGCGGATGCGTCCGGCGAGCCGGGTGCTGACGCAGAGGGCGCGCGCGACTGA
- a CDS encoding DivIVA domain-containing protein, with protein sequence MALTPDDVVHKRFETTRFRDGYDQDEVDDFLDEVVTELRRLIEENDGLRAENEQLRQGIAPAEPATTAEVDTAELDALRAENEQLKQQLAERDAAPVEQAEPVAAAEPESARVDTAELDALRAENEQLKQQLAEQQESAAQAAPAAEAANPVQTEANSLIVLAQRLHDEHVAEGERKRDELVAAAEQTAQRIEEAAEERKSLLEQEFDQTKARLDEQKGLLEQKIDELKSFERDYRLKLRGYIESQLRDLDRSSSLAFGGQGGS encoded by the coding sequence ATGGCACTGACTCCTGACGACGTCGTCCACAAGCGCTTCGAGACGACGCGCTTCCGCGACGGCTACGACCAGGACGAGGTCGACGACTTCCTCGACGAGGTCGTCACCGAGCTGCGTCGCCTCATCGAGGAGAACGACGGGCTCCGGGCCGAGAACGAGCAGCTCCGCCAGGGCATCGCCCCCGCCGAGCCCGCGACGACCGCCGAGGTCGACACCGCGGAGCTCGACGCCCTGCGGGCCGAGAACGAGCAGCTCAAGCAGCAGCTCGCCGAGCGCGACGCCGCGCCGGTCGAGCAGGCCGAGCCCGTCGCAGCCGCCGAGCCCGAGAGCGCTCGGGTCGACACCGCCGAGCTCGACGCCCTCCGCGCCGAGAACGAGCAGCTCAAGCAGCAGCTCGCCGAGCAGCAGGAGAGCGCCGCGCAGGCCGCGCCGGCCGCCGAGGCGGCGAACCCCGTGCAGACCGAGGCCAACAGCCTCATCGTGCTCGCGCAGCGCCTGCACGACGAGCACGTCGCTGAGGGCGAGCGCAAGCGCGACGAGCTCGTCGCCGCCGCTGAGCAGACCGCCCAGCGGATCGAGGAGGCCGCCGAGGAGCGCAAGTCGCTGCTCGAGCAGGAGTTCGACCAGACCAAGGCCCGCCTCGACGAGCAGAAGGGCCTGCTCGAGCAGAAGATCGACGAGCTCAAGAGCTTCGAGCGCGACTACCGACTCAAGCTGCGCGGCTACATCGAGAGCCAGCTGCGCGACCTCGACCGGTCGTCGTCGCTCGCCTTCGGCGGCCAGGGCGGCAGCTGA